A part of Streptomyces sp. NBC_01210 genomic DNA contains:
- a CDS encoding VOC family protein yields the protein MTSIKKFQVTFDCAEPERLARFWCEVLGYAVPPPPEGFATWDDFKRSQPPEQRDSWFACSDPSGVGPRLYFQRVPEGKAAKNRLHLDVRVGTGLVGKKRLAALEAECARLVPLGAVHVRTLYDGNDSCIPMQDIEGNEFCID from the coding sequence ATGACGTCGATCAAGAAGTTCCAAGTCACCTTCGACTGCGCAGAACCTGAACGCCTCGCTCGTTTCTGGTGCGAGGTGTTGGGGTATGCCGTACCGCCGCCACCGGAGGGGTTTGCCACTTGGGACGATTTCAAGCGATCCCAGCCACCCGAGCAGCGGGATTCATGGTTCGCCTGCAGTGATCCCTCAGGTGTGGGCCCGCGACTGTACTTCCAGCGCGTCCCCGAAGGGAAGGCCGCCAAGAACCGGCTGCATCTTGACGTGCGGGTCGGCACCGGACTCGTAGGTAAGAAGCGCCTCGCCGCACTTGAGGCCGAATGCGCACGACTGGTCCCGCTCGGCGCGGTACACGTGCGAACGCTGTATGACGGCAATGATTCGTGCATCCCGATGCAGGACATCGAAGGCAACGAGTTCTGTATCGACTGA
- a CDS encoding VOC family protein: MINGAHVILYSQDAEADRAFIRDVLDFPGVDAGAGWLIFKLPPAEVAVHPTDGPPQHEFFLMCDDLDSQLGEFRAQGVEITRPVSEQRWGKLTAIRLPSGAELPLYEPLHPTAHSL; this comes from the coding sequence ATGATCAACGGTGCACATGTCATCCTCTACAGCCAGGACGCCGAGGCGGACCGTGCCTTCATCCGTGACGTCCTCGACTTTCCCGGCGTCGACGCGGGCGCTGGCTGGCTCATCTTCAAGCTGCCCCCGGCCGAGGTGGCCGTGCACCCGACCGACGGCCCGCCCCAGCACGAGTTCTTCCTGATGTGTGATGACCTTGATTCCCAGCTCGGCGAGTTCCGCGCGCAGGGCGTCGAGATCACCCGCCCGGTCAGCGAACAGCGCTGGGGCAAACTGACTGCGATCCGGCTCCCCAGCGGCGCCGAACTCCCGCTGTACGAACCGCTGCACCCCACCGCCCACAGCCTGTGA
- a CDS encoding helix-turn-helix domain-containing protein: protein MADDYLVRIGKLIRDARQHRGWTQTQLAEALGTSQSAVNRIERGNQNISLEMIARIGEALDSEIVSLGYAGPMHLRVVGRRRLSGAIDVKTSKNACVALLCGSLLNKGRTVLRRVARIEEVFRLLEVLNSIGVRTRWINEGVDLEIVPPAQLDMDAIDAEAARRTRSIIMFLGPLLHRMDTFRLPYAGGCDLGTRTIEPHMIALRRFGLDVTATEGLYHAKVEGTTAPDRPIVLTERGDTVTENALLAAARHDGVTVIRNASSNYMVQDLCFFLEALGVKVEGIGTTTLTVHGVPTIDVDVDYCPSEDPVEAMSLLAAAVVTESELTIRRVPIEFMEIELAVLEEMGLDHDRSPEYAADNGRTRLVDLTVRPSKLEAPIDKIHPMPFPGLNIDNVPFFAAIAAVAEGKTLIHDWVYDNRAIYLTDLNRLGGRLQLLDPHRVLVEGPTRWRAAEMMCPPALRPAVVVLLAMMAAEGTSVLRNVYVINRGYEDLAERLNSVGAQIEIFRDI, encoded by the coding sequence ATGGCAGACGACTACCTCGTACGCATCGGCAAGCTCATCCGTGACGCCCGTCAGCATCGGGGCTGGACACAGACGCAGTTGGCCGAGGCACTCGGCACCAGCCAGAGCGCGGTGAATCGCATCGAACGCGGCAACCAGAACATCAGTCTTGAGATGATCGCGCGCATCGGTGAGGCGCTCGACAGCGAGATCGTCTCGCTCGGCTACGCCGGGCCCATGCACCTTCGGGTGGTCGGCCGACGCCGGCTCTCCGGCGCCATCGATGTCAAGACGAGCAAGAACGCGTGTGTGGCGCTGCTCTGCGGCTCGCTGCTCAACAAGGGCCGTACGGTGCTGCGCCGAGTCGCCCGCATCGAGGAAGTCTTCCGGCTGCTCGAGGTGCTCAACTCCATCGGGGTGCGCACCCGTTGGATCAACGAGGGCGTGGATCTGGAGATCGTGCCGCCCGCGCAGCTCGACATGGACGCCATCGACGCGGAGGCCGCCCGCCGGACCCGGTCGATCATCATGTTCCTCGGTCCGCTGCTCCACCGGATGGACACGTTCAGGCTGCCGTACGCCGGCGGCTGCGACCTCGGTACGCGGACCATCGAGCCGCACATGATCGCGCTGCGCCGCTTCGGTCTCGACGTCACCGCGACCGAGGGGCTGTATCACGCGAAGGTGGAGGGCACGACCGCGCCCGACCGCCCGATCGTCCTGACCGAACGCGGCGACACCGTGACCGAGAACGCGCTGCTGGCCGCGGCCCGGCACGACGGTGTGACCGTCATCCGCAACGCCTCCTCCAATTACATGGTCCAGGATCTGTGCTTCTTCCTGGAGGCGCTGGGCGTCAAGGTCGAGGGGATCGGGACGACCACGCTCACGGTGCACGGCGTGCCGACCATCGACGTGGACGTCGACTACTGCCCCTCCGAGGACCCGGTCGAGGCGATGAGCCTGCTCGCCGCCGCGGTCGTCACCGAGTCCGAACTCACCATCCGCCGCGTCCCGATCGAGTTCATGGAGATCGAGCTCGCGGTGCTGGAGGAGATGGGCCTCGACCACGACCGCTCGCCGGAGTACGCGGCGGACAACGGCCGCACCCGGCTGGTGGACCTGACGGTCCGGCCCTCCAAACTGGAGGCGCCGATCGACAAGATCCACCCGATGCCCTTCCCCGGTCTGAACATCGACAATGTCCCGTTCTTCGCGGCGATCGCGGCGGTCGCCGAGGGCAAGACGCTGATCCACGACTGGGTCTACGACAACCGCGCGATCTATCTGACGGACCTCAACCGCCTGGGCGGCCGCCTCCAGTTGCTCGACCCGCACCGCGTCCTGGTCGAGGGCCCGACCCGCTGGCGCGCGGCCGAGATGATGTGCCCGCCCGCACTGCGGCCTGCCGTGGTGGTGCTGCTGGCGATGATGGCGGCCGAGGGCACGTCCGTACTGCGCAATGTGTACGTCATCAACCGGGGTTACGAGGATCTGGCGGAGCGCCTCAACTCGGTGGGCGCGCAGATCGAGATCTTCCGGGACATCTGA
- a CDS encoding NUDIX hydrolase, producing MRPTPADPEAWNAYLAEGNATQARKRVAADVLLRDTAGRVLLVNPTYKPGWDLPGGMAEANEPPERAVTRELGEELGLAITLRGLLVVDWVAPHGPWDDQIAFIFDGGMLDAHQTQGIRPHDEELSEAAFVALDKARELLRERIRNRLDAAIRSLDEGRPVYLHDGGPAW from the coding sequence ATGAGGCCCACACCCGCCGACCCGGAAGCGTGGAATGCCTACCTCGCCGAAGGCAACGCCACGCAGGCCCGCAAGCGTGTCGCGGCCGATGTGCTGCTGCGCGACACGGCTGGGCGCGTGCTCCTGGTGAACCCGACGTACAAACCGGGCTGGGATCTGCCTGGGGGAATGGCCGAAGCGAACGAACCGCCGGAGAGGGCGGTGACGCGGGAGCTGGGCGAAGAGCTGGGGTTGGCCATCACCTTGCGTGGGCTCCTGGTGGTCGATTGGGTTGCCCCGCACGGGCCTTGGGACGATCAAATAGCCTTCATCTTCGACGGCGGCATGCTGGACGCCCACCAGACGCAGGGGATTCGACCCCACGACGAAGAGCTGTCTGAGGCTGCGTTCGTTGCTCTGGACAAGGCACGGGAGTTGTTGAGGGAACGGATTCGGAACCGACTCGACGCCGCGATCAGGAGCTTGGACGAAGGACGGCCGGTGTACCTGCATGACGGCGGTCCAGCCTGGTAG